In Ignavibacteriales bacterium, a single genomic region encodes these proteins:
- a CDS encoding ankyrin repeat domain-containing protein has protein sequence MLDECTRLSDNGTDVNQTTKLGNTALIMACRSGQFETVKFLISKGADINRLGEDNQTALMNAIF, from the coding sequence TTGCTTGATGAATGCACAAGACTAAGCGATAATGGGACAGATGTTAATCAGACAACAAAGCTTGGTAATACCGCATTAATAATGGCTTGCCGCAGCGGACAATTTGAAACTGTAAAATTTCTAATCTCCAAAGGTGCGGATATTAATCGCTTGGGAGAAGACAATCAAACAGCATTAATGAATGCTATCTTTCA